One region of uncultured Methanolobus sp. genomic DNA includes:
- the trkA gene encoding Trk system potassium transporter TrkA produces the protein MKIVIIGAGEVGYHIAKALYQTNDVVIVDQNEEACARADELDVHVIHGNGANVSILHEALENAGLLVAVTGSDEVNIVACMASKLTVSDKTKLKTVARVSNPDYIDKPVAKRPQIGIDIMVCPELSLASEVAEILAIPSAIDAELFAEGKVEMMEFVVPSDHTLVGKQMQDLHLANCCIVSALFRDTEVIIPHGEDVIKNNDHIVVIGKPAAMKEVRDLFGEKTGKRSKVLIIGGGIVGFYLAKMVAKSEFDLKIIEANKERSVVIAEELPDVLVLNGDGTDINLLKEEDISDMDVVISVTNSDEKNLLCSLLAKQLGVKKVIARSDRSDYVSLFEMVGVDSAVSPRQATVNEVLKLTFGQGIESITTIEGEKAEIVEYTTSKKSKIVGKPLKNVKFPSGAIISMVVHKGNTIVPRGEYVIEEGDRVVVFSLQSANSEVEKLFK, from the coding sequence ATGAAGATCGTAATTATCGGTGCTGGTGAGGTCGGCTATCATATTGCTAAAGCTCTTTACCAGACAAACGATGTAGTGATAGTTGACCAGAATGAGGAAGCATGCGCCCGTGCTGATGAACTTGACGTCCATGTTATACATGGCAATGGCGCCAATGTTTCTATTCTTCATGAAGCTCTTGAAAATGCAGGTCTTCTGGTTGCTGTCACGGGTTCTGATGAAGTGAACATCGTTGCATGCATGGCCTCAAAGCTTACTGTAAGCGACAAAACAAAATTGAAAACAGTTGCAAGGGTAAGTAATCCGGATTATATAGATAAGCCTGTGGCCAAAAGACCCCAGATCGGAATTGATATCATGGTTTGTCCGGAGCTATCTCTTGCATCAGAAGTTGCAGAGATACTTGCAATTCCTTCTGCTATTGATGCAGAACTTTTCGCAGAAGGGAAAGTTGAGATGATGGAATTTGTAGTTCCTTCGGATCATACTCTTGTAGGAAAACAAATGCAAGACCTTCACCTGGCTAATTGCTGTATTGTAAGTGCTCTTTTCAGGGATACGGAAGTTATCATTCCCCATGGTGAGGATGTAATAAAAAATAACGATCATATAGTTGTTATTGGAAAGCCTGCAGCCATGAAGGAAGTTCGTGATCTTTTCGGGGAAAAGACTGGAAAAAGAAGTAAAGTTCTGATCATTGGCGGAGGAATAGTTGGTTTCTATCTTGCAAAAATGGTTGCAAAGAGTGAATTTGACCTTAAGATCATTGAAGCCAATAAAGAAAGGTCTGTTGTGATTGCAGAAGAACTGCCGGATGTACTTGTTCTTAATGGTGATGGAACTGATATCAATCTCCTGAAGGAGGAAGATATTTCGGATATGGACGTTGTCATATCTGTGACAAACAGTGATGAAAAAAATCTTTTGTGTTCCTTGCTTGCCAAACAGCTCGGTGTGAAAAAAGTTATTGCCAGATCGGACCGCTCTGATTATGTTTCATTGTTTGAAATGGTTGGTGTTGACAGTGCGGTAAGTCCGAGGCAGGCAACAGTCAATGAAGTCCTTAAACTGACATTCGGACAGGGAATAGAGTCCATAACTACTATTGAAGGTGAAAAAGCAGAGATTGTAGAATACACGACTTCAAAGAAGTCAAAGATAGTCGGCAAGCCTCTGAAAAATGTAAAATTCCCGTCCGGGGCTATTATCAGCATGGTGGTTCATAAAGGCAATACAATTGTTCCTCGTGGTGAGTATGTCATAGAGGAAGGCGATCGTGTAGTGGTATTCAGTCTCCAGTCCGCAAACTCTGAAGTAGAGAAACTATTCAAGTAG